Proteins found in one Strigops habroptila isolate Jane chromosome W, bStrHab1.2.pri, whole genome shotgun sequence genomic segment:
- the LOC115619041 gene encoding carbohydrate sulfotransferase 8-like, translating to MRLTCMFSFILMFGAAGLVVFIHLQDPEEIVHQQTPGIKYNMGFQQPKKDCISSNNQNRRLRKNTADSVATVKQSDSLHLSENVPTKLQSTDGRQSSIMFAMKDQKNDEESNSIRLNKRRRRFIIKKSPILISMNSSILNLPTLKSEDRNNKWKSLYQIQRERKQIMRETCSKYKSNNRRIITPYHVSRIFVEDKYRVLYCEVPKAGCSNWKRVLMVLNGLASSTKDIQHNTVHYGNYLKRLDGFDHKGIFHRLNTYTKMLFIREPFEKLVSAFRDKFEHPNNYYHPVFGKAIISRYRVNATKEALRTGTGVKFKEFIQYLLDVHRPVGMDIHWDHVNRLCSPCLIDYDFVGKFESMEEDANYFLHLIGAPQNLTFPKFKDRHSNEERTTTKITQQYFAQLSPSQRQQSYDFYYMDYLMFNYSKPFEDLY from the exons GGATAAAATATAACATGGGATTCCAGCAACCAAAAAAA GACTGCATTTCCAGCAATAACCAGAATagaagattaagaaaaaatactgcagacAGCGTAGCAACAGTAAAGCAGAGCGATTCATTACACCTATCTGAAAACGTGCCCACTAAGCTTCAAAGCACAGACGGAAGGCAAAGCAGCATAATGTTTGCTATGAAAGATCAAAAGAACGATGAAGAAAGTAATTCCATCAGGCTCAATAAACGAAGGAGGagatttataattaaaaagagCCCAATTCTTATTTCCATGAACAGCTCCATTCTCAACCTGCCCACGCTTAAATCTGAGGATAGAAACAACAAATGGAAAAGTCTCTATCAGatccaaagagaaagaaagcagattaTGAGAGAAACTTGTTCTAAGTACAAGAGTAATAATAGAAGAATAATCACTCCTTATCATGTTTCTAGAATATTTGTAGAAGATAAATATAGAGTTTTATACTGTGAAGTTCCAAAAGCCGGCTGCTCTAACTGGAAACGAGTGCTCATGGTTCTCAACGGGCTGGCTTCTTCCACAAAAGATATACAGCACAACACAGTGCACTACGGAAACTATTTAAAAAGACTGGATGGGTTTGATCACAAAGGAATTTTTCATCGGCTCAACACTTACacaaagatgctttttattCGTGAGCCTTTTGAAAAGCTGGTATCTGCATTTCGGGACAAGTTTGAACACCCAAACAACTACTACCATCCAGTTTTTGGAAAAGCCATCATTTCCAGATACCGTGTCAATGCCACCAAAGAAGCATTAAGGACAGGCACTGGAGTCAAATTTAAAGAGTTCATTCAGTATCTCCTGGATGTACATAGGCCAGTGGGTATGGATATCCACTGGGACCACGTCAACAGGCTTTGCAGCCCATGTTTAATAGACTATGACTTTGTTGGGAAGTTTGAAAGTATGGAAGAAGATGCAAACTACTTCTTGCACTTAATTGGTGCTCCACAAAACTTAACTTTCCCCAAGTTTAAAGATAGGCACTCCAATGAAGAAAGAACTACTACTAAAATTACACAACAGTATTTTGCACAGCTTTCGCCTTCTCAACGACAACAAAGCTACGACTTTTACTATATGGATTATTTGATGTTTAACTACTCAAAACCTTTTGAAGATTTATATTGA